Below is a window of Candidatus Margulisiibacteriota bacterium DNA.
CCGTGGTCGTATTGTAGCTGACCCCGGCCCCAACATAAGGGCGGATCAGCCCGGCGATCGTCTGGCTATATATCAAGTCGACGGAGACCGGCATATAGGTAACATCGATCCCGCTCGCCTTGTAGGTAGTCGTCTCCACCATCCCCCGGAGCGCCAGGTTTGGAGTAATGGCATAATCAGCCGACGCGCCCAGCATGACCGAAGCGCTGTCGGCGCCGGAACCGTTATACATACCGGCCCGGCCTGATAAATTTATTGTACCGGCCAGAACAGGGGCCACCGTTAAACAAACCAGGGACAAAACAAGCGCAAACTTTTTCATAGGAGCACCTCCGGATAAATAATACCATATGATATACTTGATTGCGATGAAAAAAATCCCCATCGACCTGATATTTTTCGATCTCGACGGGACACTGACCGACTCGATCCCGCCGGCGATCACCGCTATTCAGAAGATGATGCGCGAGCTCGGTTATCCGGCCAAATCCGCCGCCGAGATCCACCGTTTCGTCGGTTTCGGCGAGTTCCCGCTGATCACCGGTTCGATCGGCACTGAAGAGCCGGAGAAAGTTTCTGCCGCTATGCGCCTTTACGAAAAATATTACCAGGAAGAGGGACTGCTCCAAGTCCCGCTCTACCCTCACGTCAAGGAGATGCTCGAACACTTTAAAAGCAAAACGAAAGTGATCATTTCTAACAAAAAAAGCTCTTTCATCCACATCCTCCTCCGGAACCTCCGGATCGATCATTATTTCAAAGAGGTCCTCGGCGGCGACAATTCCCCCTGTCTCAAGCCCGACCCGTGTGCCATCCTGGAGCTGTTGAAAAAATACGGCGTTCCCAAAGAACGAGCGGTCCTCATCGGCGACATGACGGTCGATATCGAGACCGGCCGGAACGCCGGCATCCAGACTTGCGGCGTCACTTATGGTTTTGACGGGCCAGAAAAGCTGGCCGCGACCAAACCGGACCTCCTGCTCGACGATCTAATGAAGCTGACGGGGTCGATCGAATAATGAAGATCACTACGCTCAAAGTCGGCTCGATCCGGACCAACTGTTATATCGTAGAAGATGAAGCGACGAAAAAAGCTCTGGTCATCGATGCCGGGGCGGAGCCGGAGCGGATCCTTGGCTTGCTCCAGAAAAACGGGTTAAAGCTCGAGTTGATCATCGCCACTCACGGCCACTTTGACCACCTGGAGGGGGTTCGCCGGCTCAAGGAAAAAACCGGCGCCCGTTTCCTGATGCACCAGGCCGATCTGTTCGGCTTGAAAACGACCGACGCCCCCCAACCGGACGGCTTCCTGGCTGATTCAAATACTTTTGAAGTTGGAGGTTTGAGGTTTGAAGTTCTTCACACGCCTGGCCACAGCCCCGGAGGGATCAGCCTGTATAATGAAAAAGAGCAAGTCCTGTTCAGCGGCGATACTTTATTCCAGGGGACCTACGGCCGGGTCGACCTCCCCTTTTCGGATGAAGGAAAAATGATCAATTCGCTCCAACGTCTGCTTAAATTACCTCCGGAAACGGTCGTCTACCCCGGCCACGGGAACGCCACGACGATCGGGGCCGAACGGAACGTAATTAAGACCGCCTGGTAATGTGATATAATTTCCTCATGAACCTATTTTCCGCCTTTTTAGTGATCGCCGGCCTTTGTTTATTTGAGATCATCTCGAGCATTGATAACGCCATTATCAACGCCGAGGTCCTGACGACGATGGGCCAAAAGGCGCGGCGCTGGTTCCTCTTCTGGGGGATCCTGTTCGCGGTTTTCGTGGTCCGCGGTTTTCTTCCCTGGCTGATCGTCTGGGCAGTCAATCCCGCGCTCGGCCCGCTCGGCGCGCTGACCGCCACTTTTTCCAACGACCCGTCGATCGTGGCAGCGGTGGAAAGCTCGGCCCCGATCCTGTTGGCCGGCGGCGGGATATTCCTGGTCTTTCTTTTCCTCCACTGGCTTTTTCTGGAGGACAAGAACTTTGGCCTCCCCAGGACGGAGAAGTTCTTCCTTCGCCAGGGGGTCTGGTTCTACGCGGTCGTCTCCGTCCTGCTGACGCTGGTCGCCTGGTTCGCGCTGCAGCGCGACGCGATGATGGCCTTCGGGGCGATCGTCGGCTCGTCGGCCTTTTTCATCACCCACGGCTTCAAGCAAAACGCCGAGGAGAACGAAAAGAAGCTGCTGGGCAGCGGTTTTTCGGACATCAGCAAGATCTTCTATCTGGAGATCATTGACGCCACTTTTTCGATCGACGGGGTGCTGGGGGCGTTCGCCTTCACGATGTCGATCCCGCTGATCCTGATCGGGAACGGCTTGGGCGCCATAGTCGTCCGCCAGTTAACGATCGGCGGCATCGGCCAGATCAAGAAATATCTTTATCTGAAAAACGGGGCAATGTACTCGGTCCTGGCGCTCGGAGTGATCATGCTGTCGCGCGCTTTCGGCGTCCACCTGCCGGAATGGCTCTCCCCGGCCATCACTTTCGGCGTGGTCGGCTTCTTCTTCTACAAATCACAGCTAAATTTGGCCAAAGAAGTATAGTATAATAATTCCGGTCATGACTTCAGTCCCGAGCTCACTCGGGACACCCAGACCTCACTATTATGTTAGTCCAGATAGATTTTGAGAAAAAGCCGCTGCTCTTCACCTCTCCGCTGGAGGTCATCACCTGCCGGGAGCCGGCCAAACTGGCCACAACTTTCACCGCCATGGAGAAAGCCTTGGCCGCGGGTTATTACCTGGCCGGCTTTATCTCCTACGAAGCCGGCTATGCCTTCGAAACGAAATTAAAAGATAAAGATCATTACGATTTCCCTCTGGTCCAGATGGGCGTTTATCACGCTCCGTCAACAAAGTCGTCAGTCGCTTGCCGCCTGCCCCGAGCGAAGTCGAGGGGTCTGTCGTCTGTCGTCTCGAATCCTACCCTCAACCTGACCCGGGAAGAATATTACGCCAACATCGGCCGGATCAAGCATTATCTCGAGATCGGCGATACTTATGAGATCACCTATTGCGTCAAGTTCCGTTTTGAGACGAACGACCAACCGTACGCGCTTTACTCCGAACTCCTCCGGAAGCAACCGGTCCCCTATCCAGCCTATATTGAGACCGACCGCTATAAGCTCCTTTCGCTCTCACCGGAACTATTTATGAAAAAAGAGGGGTCCTTCATCACCACCAAACCGATGAAAGGGACTTGGCCGAGGAGCCGCGATCCGTTCGGCGGGCTCCGCCTCCATTTCGACGGGAAGAACCGGGCGGAGAACGTGATGATCGCCGACCTTCTGCGCAACGACCTGGGGCGGATCGGCTCCAATGTCCGCGCCCCCAAACTTTTCGAGGTCAAACGCTACACGACACTTTACCAGATGACCTCAACGGTCACCGCCACTATCCCCACTGATATCCCGCTTTATCAACTCTTCAAGGCGCTCCACCCCTCCGGCTCGGTGACCGGCGCGCCGAAGATCCGCTCAATGGAGATCATCCGGGAGCTGGAGAACGAAGAGAGAAAAATATATACCGGCGCGATCGGCTATATTACGCCCAATAAAGACCTCTTTTTCAACGTCCCGATCCGGACGATCTTATTGGAAGGGGAACGCGGAGAAATGGGGGTAGGCGGAGGCATTGTCTGGGACTCGACTCCGGAAGGCGAGTTCGAGGAGTGCCGGATCAAGTCAAGATTCTTGATGGATTAAAATATTTGAGGCAAAAAATGCGCCGCCCCGATGTGGCCGGCTTCTTCCGCGCTTTCGGCAATGTATAAAAGATTTACGCTTATTCCCCGCTTTTTTAATTCCGCTTCCGCCGTCCTGATGATCATTTCCGCCGCCTCTCCCTCAATAATCGAACCCATCAAGGCTGCATTTTCTATATCGTAATAATTTAAAAGCTCAACGATCGAGGCCGCGGCATATCCGCCGATTTCCTGGTATATCTTTCGGGCATCTTCTCTCCCCTCGCTACTTGCGCCCGCCAACATTTCTTTTATTTTTACTGGCGCGCTATTTTCATCAAGCTGGTATTTTTGGAGCAAGCCATGCTTGCCGGCCAAATGCACGATCCCCCGAAATGACAAGTAATTTCCCATCCGTCCGCGATAATACGGATCCGCTTGCGCCTCATCGGTCATGTTGACCCTGACTTTATTGTAACCGTTAAAACCCGAGGGAACGGCTCCCGCCTGGTCCACATAACCGGCGCACAGGGTAGTTCCAAAACGCAGCGCTAAAAGGTTATTCTTTCTCAACTTTTTATGTAAATGCAAAGCCAGCAGGTTCCCATCATTATCGACCAGGCAGGGAATTCCATTGAATTCGGAAGAGATCAATTCCGGCAGCCTGCTCCAGGTATTCATGCTGTTGGGAGTAAAATCCCTGATCACTCCCAGCGGGATCTTTAGCGGCCTGCCGTCTTTAACCGAAGACGCGACAGAAACTCCAATCGCCTCAATCGAAACTTGACTAAGACCGACTACCCGCCTGGCATTTTCCAATATCCTGGCGATTAAACCGTCCGCATCGCTCCTCTCGCCGCTCTTTCCCCAAGTCCTCATTTCAAAGAATTTTCCTACCGGCTCGATTTCACCGGTTGAGCCAATTTTCATGATCGAGATCCTGGTCTTGGTCTGACCGATATTGATGCCCAAAACCGTCCCGGGCATTCTTATAACTGATTTTTCCCGGTCAGTGACAATGCTTCCCGCCGGATGAGTTTCGATAAAAGAAGAAACATCAAACAGCCCCATCATCTCCTTGATCGAATAACGCCCTAAACTATTACCGCCGTACTCGTTATATTCTTCGTCAAACCTCGCGGCAACCATTGGCGGCAGATCCCTAAAATCAGATTCTATTTTGATCCCGGCGGCGCCGAAACAGACGGCATAATTATTTATTACCGCGGCCAAATAACGCGAAACTATTCTTATGATTTCAGGAGGAGCGACTCTTGGGATTTGGATCATGA
It encodes the following:
- a CDS encoding outer membrane beta-barrel protein, whose translation is MKKFALVLSLVCLTVAPVLAGTINLSGRAGMYNGSGADSASVMLGASADYAITPNLALRGMVETTTYKASGIDVTYMPVSVDLIYSQTIAGLIRPYVGAGVSYNTTTVGGASTQTSGGQGEAGIKFELNGFSAGVEYRVMMPDLNHTNITTSSYNAYATGSVSQSLSF
- a CDS encoding HAD-IA family hydrolase; the protein is MKKIPIDLIFFDLDGTLTDSIPPAITAIQKMMRELGYPAKSAAEIHRFVGFGEFPLITGSIGTEEPEKVSAAMRLYEKYYQEEGLLQVPLYPHVKEMLEHFKSKTKVIISNKKSSFIHILLRNLRIDHYFKEVLGGDNSPCLKPDPCAILELLKKYGVPKERAVLIGDMTVDIETGRNAGIQTCGVTYGFDGPEKLAATKPDLLLDDLMKLTGSIE
- a CDS encoding MBL fold metallo-hydrolase, which codes for MKITTLKVGSIRTNCYIVEDEATKKALVIDAGAEPERILGLLQKNGLKLELIIATHGHFDHLEGVRRLKEKTGARFLMHQADLFGLKTTDAPQPDGFLADSNTFEVGGLRFEVLHTPGHSPGGISLYNEKEQVLFSGDTLFQGTYGRVDLPFSDEGKMINSLQRLLKLPPETVVYPGHGNATTIGAERNVIKTAW
- a CDS encoding DUF475 domain-containing protein, translated to MNLFSAFLVIAGLCLFEIISSIDNAIINAEVLTTMGQKARRWFLFWGILFAVFVVRGFLPWLIVWAVNPALGPLGALTATFSNDPSIVAAVESSAPILLAGGGIFLVFLFLHWLFLEDKNFGLPRTEKFFLRQGVWFYAVVSVLLTLVAWFALQRDAMMAFGAIVGSSAFFITHGFKQNAEENEKKLLGSGFSDISKIFYLEIIDATFSIDGVLGAFAFTMSIPLILIGNGLGAIVVRQLTIGGIGQIKKYLYLKNGAMYSVLALGVIMLSRAFGVHLPEWLSPAITFGVVGFFFYKSQLNLAKEV
- the pabB gene encoding aminodeoxychorismate synthase component I, with the protein product MLVQIDFEKKPLLFTSPLEVITCREPAKLATTFTAMEKALAAGYYLAGFISYEAGYAFETKLKDKDHYDFPLVQMGVYHAPSTKSSVACRLPRAKSRGLSSVVSNPTLNLTREEYYANIGRIKHYLEIGDTYEITYCVKFRFETNDQPYALYSELLRKQPVPYPAYIETDRYKLLSLSPELFMKKEGSFITTKPMKGTWPRSRDPFGGLRLHFDGKNRAENVMIADLLRNDLGRIGSNVRAPKLFEVKRYTTLYQMTSTVTATIPTDIPLYQLFKALHPSGSVTGAPKIRSMEIIRELENEERKIYTGAIGYITPNKDLFFNVPIRTILLEGERGEMGVGGGIVWDSTPEGEFEECRIKSRFLMD
- a CDS encoding ROK family protein; the protein is MLERAHFEQTGLYIMRTLFNNCEELEIVKILKTIVKLSHDGGMKVGQILAFFGGEKAESIARLLDEGVPVMAESPRTIDAAGPAAVGRANQKMLELNEKPIIADWHDAFVAIADFAAARPDQFGSIEVSFNGGGSEKKFMIQIPRVAPPEIIRIVSRYLAAVINNYAVCFGAAGIKIESDFRDLPPMVAARFDEEYNEYGGNSLGRYSIKEMMGLFDVSSFIETHPAGSIVTDREKSVIRMPGTVLGINIGQTKTRISIMKIGSTGEIEPVGKFFEMRTWGKSGERSDADGLIARILENARRVVGLSQVSIEAIGVSVASSVKDGRPLKIPLGVIRDFTPNSMNTWSRLPELISSEFNGIPCLVDNDGNLLALHLHKKLRKNNLLALRFGTTLCAGYVDQAGAVPSGFNGYNKVRVNMTDEAQADPYYRGRMGNYLSFRGIVHLAGKHGLLQKYQLDENSAPVKIKEMLAGASSEGREDARKIYQEIGGYAAASIVELLNYYDIENAALMGSIIEGEAAEMIIRTAEAELKKRGISVNLLYIAESAEEAGHIGAAHFLPQIF